AAGTTCTCCAGGCTGCGCGCCGCCGGTAGGGCCGCGAGGTGTTCCTCTCCGGGCTCTGTGGGAATCCGCAGCACGTGTCCCGTAGGGCCGTCGATGACGAGCTCGCCTCCCATCCAGAAACCGATGTGGAAGAAGGGGCCGGACTCCTCGATGGGGTCGACGTCCGATGGCCAGGTGACTTCGTCGAAGATGCTCATTCGGTGGTCACCGCGCGGATAAATACCCATACCGTCTTCATCGCTCATTTCCGGCAGGCCGTATTCCATGAGCGTGCGGCGCGTGGGTTCGAGCGTCAGGCCGTCGGGCAGCAGCTGCGCCGGGAAGGTGTGGAGGCGACGGGCCCCGAACATCTGGACCAGATCTGCGGGGCTGGGCGGGGAGGCGTCGACGGGAACGGTGGCCGTGGTGAAGGCGTAACGACCGGAGAAGGGTTCCACGTTCGGTGAGTGAAAACCGGAGAACGCTGCCTCCGCCGGGATTTCGATGGCGAAGACGCCGCCCGAACCACCCAGAATCAGCTGGCCGTTGAGGGAGAGCGGGGGACCGGCGAGAAGCGTCTCGTGGACCTCTTCCGCATCCGACATGGCGTCCTCGAGGTCCTCAACGGTTTCCGGCCCCGAACGGTCCTCCTCCGCTTCCGTCTCCGCCCCCGCCTCGTCCGTCTGCGGCCAGGTCAGATCGGCGTGGTGAGCCTCCGGGATCTCCTCGTGCCAGGGGCCGGCGAGGTGTTCGCCGGTGACCGCGTCCCAGATGTCGGCGCGGGACGTCCAGGTGTGCAGGCCGGCAACGGCGGCACGGCCCTGCCAGCACACTGCGGTCAGTCCGTCGACGGGACCCGGTTCGAGGTACCGCCAGTGATACCCACCCGGTGGGCGCCAATGCGACCACCTCGTCTTCCAGGGCAGCCGTACACCGGAGTCGGCGACGGCCGCGGCGAATGAGCGGTCCGAGCGGGCCGTGGCCATGAGGTGCAGCCATGCGGCCCACTCCGGCTGACGGGACGGGATCACGCCGTAGGACCAGAGATGGACGGCGTCGCCGGCGGCGGTGCCTCCCGGCAGGTCACCCAGGAACGCGCATCGTGCGGCGTCCATCAGGGTCGTCTGCGGGATGTGGGCGAGTACGCCGCCGTCCTGGAGGAGAGCCCCGAAGGGGGTGGCAGGACTCGGTTCCTCGGCCGGTCCCGACGCGAAGAGGGTCGTTTGTGCAGCGTGCATCGCCAAACCGAAGGCCGCATAGCGACCTTCCGGACCCGATGCGGCCCATCCCTCGGCATGGCGGAACTCGGATGAGATCGCTGTCAGCCACTCGGCCATGTGCCGGTCGACGCGGTTGATCTCGTCGTCCGCGGCGCTCCGTCGCAGTTCCTCCGCCAGGCCCTCGTCGGCGAAGGACACTCCGTGCGTTCCGGACACCAGGTGGTCGGAGAAGTCCTCCAGCACGGTGTGG
The sequence above is a segment of the Streptomyces lydicus genome. Coding sequences within it:
- a CDS encoding SUKH-4 family immunity protein, whose amino-acid sequence is MTPASAERSDRSDGPDRTVHPLATLPLRSQSLVTDLDRAPTKESFRPPACQLPARAELALGQNPSPYGPFRSREATTGSGMTKRERMAGAVAPHEVMPLVLRWWDEWRTGDPWAHLADPSGVAGAAVLRELHQQIGGSILVDASGCTAEEVMTEVLQQAGIDVSPANRWNWRAELDRLGEPRLALIVNAHRAGRTRSSSEGRRLVAQVTDRLSGGPVGVLVHTLPEALPPLADAVFSLHDRDDGSGSWPTPLRALALSQPREVPMRVWAELTHALGKEPVSEGVLHTVLEDFSDHLVSGTHGVSFADEGLAEELRRSAADDEINRVDRHMAEWLTAISSEFRHAEGWAASGPEGRYAAFGLAMHAAQTTLFASGPAEEPSPATPFGALLQDGGVLAHIPQTTLMDAARCAFLGDLPGGTAAGDAVHLWSYGVIPSRQPEWAAWLHLMATARSDRSFAAAVADSGVRLPWKTRWSHWRPPGGYHWRYLEPGPVDGLTAVCWQGRAAVAGLHTWTSRADIWDAVTGEHLAGPWHEEIPEAHHADLTWPQTDEAGAETEAEEDRSGPETVEDLEDAMSDAEEVHETLLAGPPLSLNGQLILGGSGGVFAIEIPAEAAFSGFHSPNVEPFSGRYAFTTATVPVDASPPSPADLVQMFGARRLHTFPAQLLPDGLTLEPTRRTLMEYGLPEMSDEDGMGIYPRGDHRMSIFDEVTWPSDVDPIEESGPFFHIGFWMGGELVIDGPTGHVLRIPTEPGEEHLAALPAARSLENFLTMVGQWVTGHLIKELIDRDDEARLVPDYVLAAHKRIDPIGAEAPAWAYAFHSP